From the genome of Podospora bellae-mahoneyi strain CBS 112042 chromosome 2, whole genome shotgun sequence:
CGTGGACAACGACTGGTGTTATCGCAGGAACCCTTACACTATTTTATCCCACCAGACTCAGTACCTTTCTTCTTGCGCTTTACAAATATCCCTGAATAGCCCCAGCTATAAAGGCACACACCCAAGACAGCATCACACGCTCTGAAGAAATGTTCAACCACTCATCCATCATCGAGGTCCTACATCATGCCTACCTTACTTCCACGCATTGGGATCATCTTTAGCAGGTCGTGGGTTTTGAACGTGCGCGGGCGCTGCTTCCCGGCTGTCTTGTACTGTATCAATCGGCAAAAACCTTCGGAATTTTTTCAAAaaagggtggagagggagaagaataAGATCTGCCTGTTTTTCTCatttggcgatggtggctTGGAAAATTGAAGGGAGGGTTGAGCAAAGGGAGACGATAATATATCTACGCCTGTCAAGAGCGCTGCCGTGGATGACGCCATCTACCGAAGCTATTGCTTTGCTACTCTTCCCCTAGGAAAGGAAAGTAGGTTCCCTCAAGACTGACAATGGACAGTAACTGTCTTGGTACGAGTCTTGGAGAAATGTATGGTTCCTGATAGACCGAAGAGCCTGTCTTTCTTGTATCATCCGTCTTGTTGGTGCAACTCTTTGCAGCCCCTCCCAATACAATTGCAAAGACTCCAACCGCACCTGAAAATTGGTGCTCACTGTAAAACTCAAGATTATGTGACTTAAAAGGCGCTCTCTTGTTTAAGTAGACAATGTAGGGAGAAAAATGTCGCCATAATGATGAACCAAGGGTTACTATATGATCTCTACCCAAAGTATAGGCAGAGGTTGAGTCGAGTTATTATAGAGGCCGTATATAGGGGGGAGACACCCGATTTAGGGATTCTCAGAAATGGAAAGTCGGCGACGACGAGTTCCCTTGAGATTTCACAGCCTCGTCATATACCTAGGTTTATCTGTATCCTCGGAGCACGATTCCAAGGTTTTTCTTGTTGTCTCTATGAACAAAGCTTTGATAGCTAACAAGAAGGGATTTTCGCAACGGCCTTCTTGAGAAGGCTTGTTTGTGTCACCACTTAGGCAAGGTAGGTAGTTTGTCATTCAGAGCTtcgaggctgaggttgtcGCTATTTAGAATTTGGATCTCGGCAGATATCTTGCATCACTAAAAAGCTATGCCCAACTGGCCCTCCTATTTCTTTGGGAATCATTTTAGCACAAAGAGGGAGATACGCCTCCAtacaccaccccaaccaatcCCGCCTTCATCCTTCCAAACGGCGGGCAGAATTGCTGTTTTAACAGCAAGGCCTCAAAGAGCCCATAGAAACCAGACGCAGGCAGCCTCGCGTTATGTACCACATCTGGAGGGTTTTTGACCGTCCCTTTCGGGGAAATCTTGAGCGTGAAAGAAGGGGATGACAGACTGAAGCGTCCTGCCAGCTCTCAGACGATGAAGCAATTCTGTTGTGAAGTGGGAATACATGAAGCGAGACCTTCCTAGATTTGGGGAGCTGAGTCAACCGCCAACTTGATGCCCCAAGGAAATCAAAGACAACCAAATAGAGAGCTGTTTTCCCTCATCCATGATTCACCAACATAACTTCTATACATGGCCCACCAGCATTCTGATAGCAAGGCCTTGAGACTATGTCGAGATTACTCTTCAATGCCTTTCGACTATCTTCCAAGACCTCTCAATAGATATTCAAGACCTGTTGACTCCGAGTAGCAGTCTCCAATTATGCTGTCCACGATGTGAATTCATTGATGGAAAATAGCCAGTAGGGCCAATGATGAACAGCACCTGTTCTGGGGGCCAATGTGTTGAAGGTGATCAAGTCAACTCAAGCAGAGCATGAACGCTGGATtaaggggttcaggggcatTCCATTCacctcaacaacacatcAACACAAGTCCAGTCACAGCAACACAAAGTCAAGCCCACAACTCATGTATTGGAACCTCTTCCTACTACCATCTCATAAAACCCCTTCAAACTCTCCTCCAAAAGAATCCAATACACTCTCAAGCTTCATACACCCGCTTCACCGCAGGCCGGtcattcccctccacccaaaGAAGatacacacaaaaaaaaaaaacccattTTAACGCCCGCTTCTTATCTGTTCTTGCCCTCATTTTCAAGAGGGGTCTGATATATCAAGAAATCCAAAACataagaaaataaaaaaatttCCACGACCGTTTCATCCGAAAAAGTAGATCACAAAGAAGTGGAGTAAAGTTGCTCCCCAAATAAACCAGGATATCGTCAGTTCAAAAAAGTCAAGAACacatcaaaagaaaaaggccaTCCAAAAAACACCTCATGGTGCGGCATGCTCATCGCCGAACGGACTCCTTTCCCGGTTCTTGACTGGCACAGAAGAGTCTCTTTGAGACGCCCGTCGTGTCGCCTCCTCGATGACAGCACTGAGGTTGTTACTactgatgctgctgttgtgagACGGCTTCGGTGGGTCAGAAAACGGTCCGAGATCGTTCGTTTGTGGCGAGTCAACAATGATGGTAGCGGCGGTGGAGTCCCTATAGGTATCGCCCGAGACGGTGATAGGGGAAGAGAGGGTATCCTGCTCTGATCTCgctttgctgctggtgctgttgccGTTCAACTTCTTGATGCTTCCAACCCGAACAACCATAGCCCTAGCCGGCGTGGCTGTGTGGGTGCTGGCATTGTTCAAGAAGGTAGACCCAACACTGAAAGTGCTGTTGGCGGGACTTGGCGGCCGGAGAGAAGAGTACTTCTCGTAGTCGACAGTGGGAACTGGGGGAGTGGCGGTGCCGCTAGAGTTGTTGGAGTTGGCCGACCGGACACTAACCATGGCCGGCTTCGCTCGCATACCCGTCTGCGCGGGAGCCACAACAACGGCGCTCTTTCCATAGATGGTGGACGCCACGCTGGAGCGCGGGGCGTATGAGGTCCGGGCGTAGGAAGTACGATCAGTGTAAGAGGAGATGCCAGAGTAAGTCGAATCACGCAAGTCACCAGGAATGAAGAAATGCTGATCTTCTGTGCTCGATGGAGTGCCGGCCTGCGAGTGACTGGCAGGAATTGGTGGAACGGGAGGAACCAACACTGTGGGAGAGGCTGTGGCTCTGTTGGTAACCCCGGGAATATAGGCGATCTGGATGATGTTCGAAGCGCGTGTAAGAACGGTGGAGGCAATCGAGTGAACAGTATGGGTGGAGGCGCGATAATCCCGGCGTTGAGCAAAgttcttctccccatccacatGCTCAGCTGAATCTTCCCAGACCTCCTGGGCAactggttgctgctgcctcctAGACTTCACGCAAAACCTCCATACCAAGTACGAGAGAATGACAACGGCCGCGATACCACCAATCACTCCACCAGCGATGGCACCGACATTGGTCGACGGTTGCGAGGGTCTGGAGGGGAGCATGGCTGGGTCGAGAGGCTGGCAGATCATATGAGCACATTGCTTGCATGTCTCGGGGATCATGATGCATTCATGTGTCGTCTGGTCGCAATTCTCTGGGCAGACGGGTTGTTGTCCCTTGTTGCACTGAACAC
Proteins encoded in this window:
- a CDS encoding hypothetical protein (EggNog:ENOG503Q3X2; COG:S), with the protein product MADIFDSHGTAAMSFSTLWKRQEVCVQCNKGQQPVCPENCDQTTHECIMIPETCKQCAHMICQPLDPAMLPSRPSQPSTNVGAIAGGVIGGIAAVVILSYLVWRFCVKSRRQQQPVAQEVWEDSAEHVDGEKNFAQRRDYRASTHTVHSIASTVLTRASNIIQIAYIPGVTNRATASPTVLVPPVPPIPASHSQAGTPSSTEDQHFFIPGDLRDSTYSGISSYTDRTSYARTSYAPRSSVASTIYGKSAVVVAPAQTGMRAKPAMVSVRSANSNNSSGTATPPVPTVDYEKYSSLRPPSPANSTFSVGSTFLNNASTHTATPARAMVVRVGSIKKLNGNSTSSKARSEQDTLSSPITVSGDTYRDSTAATIIVDSPQTNDLGPFSDPPKPSHNSSISSNNLSAVIEEATRRASQRDSSVPVKNRERSPFGDEHAAP